GGATATATCACCATTATCATATCAATTATCTTTGAAAATCATTACAGATCATCAATAACCATAATGAAGTATACATGAGACGCGTTAATTTGTAAAGTTGTGTATTTGCAGGTGAATTTGAAGGATTACATGGGATAGGAGCGCCTGAATGTAATTAACTAAACCTTATATTCTGATTGAGAAATTTTCACTATCACGAGTGAGGTTCGGGTTGTAATAAGGATCATCAAGCAAGGGCATGTGTTGCCATTTATTTTTATACAATTCAAATTCCCTGAAAAATCGTAATTTTTTTTCTGGTACTTCCTCGTCGCTCCCTCTTGTTTTGGATTCGTAATGATACAATTCCGCATAAGGGGTCCAGACGATTAGATATCCTCTTCCCCTCAATTTCAGGCAATAATCGATGTCGCCGAACGCCAATGGATAATCCTCATCAAAACCACCAACTTTCTCAAAAACCACCTTACGCGTCATGAAGCATGCACCGGTTATAGCAGAGACGTTCTGGACAACTTTCAGCCGCCCCATATAACCATGCGAATCCCTTGGGAAATACCTATGGGCATGACCTGTAATGCCTCGCAAACCCAAAATAATGCCTCCATGCTGAATAGTATCATCAGGATAGTATAATTTGGCGCCGACAGCACCGACATCCTTTCTCTGTGCATGCCCTGCCATCTGCTGCAGCCAGTCCGTGTTGATGATCTCCGTATCATTGTTTAGGAATACAAGCATGCTACCTGAGGAATGGCCGGCCCCATAATTATTTACTGCTGAATAATTGAATGGCTTGTCCCAGACAATGACCTTGATCCGCTTATCCGTACCAAGCTGCTCATAGTAGTGAAAAACTGCCGGATCGGAGCTATTGCTCTCGACAATGATAATTTCATAGTTTGCGTAGGTCAATTTTCCCAAAACGGACTGCACGCATTTTTGGAGGTCAACGAAATTATTGTGATTCGGGATAATAATGGATATAAGAGGTGCGCCATGAATGGCAAAATTGATCTTGTATGAGCCCAAGAATAAACCATCTTCGACTGTTCCGTCAAATCCAATCCTGTCCAAATGATCTGCAACGGCCCTTTTCCCCGCGTCGAATGCGTACAACTTGGCGCTCATATTCATAGCGACAGATGATGCGTGAGATCTCCAGTGATAAAGAACTTTCGAAATATGAACGATTTTCTTTGATTGTTCCGACGCCCGTAGAAATAGATCGTGGTCCTGACTTCCTTCAAACCCCTCCCTGAATGGACCGATCAAGGCCAGTAATTGCTTCGATAGAGCAGTTAAATGACATATATAATTAAAGCTTCGCAATAAATCCGGAGACCAGTCAGGTTTAAACTGAGGCTCCATCCGCTTGGTGCCGTCGTCCGACAGAATATCTTCATCGGAATACAGCAGGTCGGCACCGGGATTTTCATTGATGGCCTTTACAAGCTCAAAGAGTGCAAATGACGCAAGCGTGTCATCATGATCAAGAAATGCGATATAATCCCCGGTAGAAAGAGCAATGGCTTCATTCGAGTTTCCGGCAATCCCTCTATTATTCAAGAGTTTTACAATGATCCGACTCTCATTTGACGCATAGCGCTCCAAGATTGTATTTACATCAAGATCATGATTGCCACCATATGCAATGCAAAGCTCCCAATTTGAGTATGATTGGCTGGCAACAGATTCTATCATGGCAACTAAATACTTTTTGGGCGTGTTATAGGCGGGAACAACGAGGCTGATTTTTGGCATATTCAGGAATGATATATTTCTCTGGTTACGAATTTCCCCTGGTTTCGGTTCATTCTTATTTATCCACAACTGATACCGCTTTTTCTCTGATAAATTATAATACAGCTTGTTCCTTATCTTAGTATATAGATGCGATACACCGTCATTCTTCAGAATTTTAAAACTCTTAACGGAATAGCGAATGATTAATTTGAACGGATTCATAATTGAGGTTGTTACCTTATCCGTAATGTTACAATGACAATCTTTTATTTTTATATTGTATCGAATTTCGTCAGGTAGAAAACGGGCACATCTTTCCAACGATAGTTCGCGAAAGTGTTTGGACAGATGTGCCCGTTGTATATTACGAATCGTTGAGTTTATTTGGCTAAATCACATATCCCGCCGACTGTGCATCATTATAAAACATTTTTACTGTATCAAGCGAAAGTTCACCCAGATCTTTATTGACCATAGCAAGTTTCTTCAGAAGATCATTGGTGACGGTAATGATATGACAACCGCACGCTTCAGCCTGCATAATATTGAGTAGTTCACGTGAACTTGCCCATAAGAGCTCCGCATTAGGGTTTGACTTAAGAACTTCAGCAGACTTTTTCATCATGGGCATTGGGTCACGGCCTGTATCCGCAATCCTTCCTGCAAATACCGATACGATACTCATTATTTTTGGCGACAATGCTTTCGCAACAGCCTCAACCTGTTCTAATGTGAGAATCGCGGTAACATTCAAAGATAAACCATCTGCAGAAAGCTTTTTTATGAGCGGGATTGAGGAGTGTCCTTTTGTATTGGTTATAGGGATCTTAATGTTAACGTTCTTCCCCCAGCTTGCGATTACACGGGCTTCTCGTTCCATTGCATCGAAATCATCGGAAAAAACTTCGAACGAAATAGAGTAATCTGTGATTTCTTTCAACACTGCCTTTGCAAATGCCGGATAATCACTTACCCCGGCTTTTTTCATGAGCGTGGGATTCGTGGTGAAGCCCTTTACTAATCCACTCTTGTGCGCTTCCTTCATGGCTGAAATATCTGCACCGTCAGCATAAAGTTTGATCTTAAGTCCGCTACCTTTTTTCATACTGTACTCCCCTTTCTTTTATCTCATTAGAATAATCGGCAACAATCTGTGTGGCTTTTTTTAGATTTTCTGCGATAAAATCCGGATGGCTCTCTCCTCTATTTTTTATGGAACATTGTTCTTGAATCTGAATGGTCCTTAATCCAAACGATTGTCCACAGACAATATCACTGTCCCGGTCCCCAATGAGCCACGAGTCCTTTAGTGAAAGATAATATTTATCGTTCGCCATGGAAAGAAACAGCGTGCCCGGTTTGCGGCATTGACACGTACCTGTCAATTCAGGGACGATACCGTGAGGATGGTGATAGCAATAATAATAATCGGCAAAATCAATCTGGTGCTCCTCAAATATCCGGTGTATTTTATCATGGATCTCCTTGATGTTCTCCATCGAGGTCTTCCCTTTTGCATAACTTGGCTGATTGGATATGAGAAAAAGCAGGTACCCCATCTTCCTCAAGGTACTGAGGGACTCCAATGTCCACGGGTATATCTCTAGATCTTTAACATGGTGGGGAGATTCAAACTCACCTGTTGATGGATTCCATACAAGACGATTAATAACGCCGTCTCTATCTAGAAATATTGCCTTATGCATTTACTTTACAGATTCCCACTTCATTTCATGTGCTTTCAGAGCGGGATGCGTAACTATCATATGCCAAATGACTCCCTGGAATTCCTCTGTATGTGGCGTTACCGTCTCACTGTTCACCGTCGGGACCAGAACGCAGGCATCAGCTACCTTTGCTGTATATCCCCCGTCTCTTCCCACGATGCCAATGACCTTCGATCCCGTCTCTTTGGCATATTTCAGTGCATGGACCAGATTGGCACTGATATTTTTTTCCGCATTTCCGCCGCCAACGGATAATACGAAAATACAGTCGTTTGCAGTAAGCCTGCTGCCTTTCAACCAATTGACAAAAACCGTATCCCAGCCGTCATCATTGACTCGTGCCGTTAATTCGGAAACGTTATCCGTCGGAGCATATGATTCGATCCCACCGATTTTCCTGAAATCGTTTACCGCATGCCCCGCATTGCCTGCCCCACCACCGACTCCCAATATGAAAAGCCTTCCCTTCTTGCCTCTCGTATCAAGCAGCACATTAACTGCCTTTTCAACTAACCCTTTATCGATTGAACGTGCGATCTCCATGACTTCAGACATGTACATGTCTATGTAATCTCTCTTATTCATCCTGCCGCTCCTCTCTTTGATGGCCATCCATATTCATTATTTTCGGCTCAAGGAGCCGACTTATTTCTTTTATCCCCTGACGGGACCCTATTTCATAGAAACGTTCTGATACCTCGTAACTTGCCATTCGTCCTGTATCTACCACGTCTTTATACAATTCAGCAAGATCAAAAACTGACTCTTTATCTATTCCGGTAAATATGTCCTTGCTCAGCACGGAGAGACCATAATCAATATATTTCATATGGGGGGTAAGGTGCTTCTTATCATATTTCATGATCCTGCCATCCTGGTAAAGGATATTACTCTTGTCCCAGCGGTCTTCATTCCGTAAAATCGTCATCAAGGCTGGTTTTCCGTTCATCTCGAAGGCAGCTTGAACCTTTTTATAGTCGCAATCAAGGTATGAATCGCCATACAGTACAAAAAACGAATCTCCTAACAGGGGCAATGCTTTTTTCAATGATCCACCGGTCCCCAGAAGAACTGGGCCGTCATAGGAATATTCGATCTGAAGATCAAACCTGTCTCCCTTGCCTACAAGGTCATGGATCATTTCTCCGAGATAACCCACACACAGCACGACATGCTCGATGCCTTGTCTCTTCAGAAGATCAAGCTGATGAACAATAAAAGGTTTTCCGGCTATGCCGACCAGCGCTTTGGGTATCTTCTCAGTAATAGGACGAAGACGTGTTGCCAGGCCGCCAGCCAGAATTGCTATTGGGAGCATCAGGACGACATCACCACCTTTGCGCCTTCAAAATCGAAGCGGAAGCGCACTTCTTCCAGGCCGGCAGCTGCCATGATATGACGCAATTTGTTCCGTTCTTTCGCCATGAACATCAAAAAGCCGCCACCGCCCGCTCCCACGAGCTTGCCGCCTACTGCTCCGTTCTTAATCCCCAACTCATACCATTCGTCTATTTTAGGGTTGCTCATCCCCCCGGAACGGCGTTTCTTATGCTCCCAGTGCTCGTGCATCAACTCACCAAAAAGGACTGTATTCCCGGATTCTAATGCTGCCTTGCTGCGGTAGCCTAAATCCTTTACATAGTGCAGGTTGTTAAGCATATCGGCATCGTTATTCTGTGAGCGCACCTTCTGGTCTTTCAAAATACCGCTGGCGCTTCGCGAAAACCCTGTGAAAAACAAAAGCAGTTTATCCTCAAGGTCAAACATGGTATCTATGCTGATGCCTAGGGGTACGGCGGTAACTTTATCATCTTTATGGAACGTAAAACAGGTAATTCCTCCCACGGCAGCAATGTATTGG
This portion of the Nitrospirota bacterium genome encodes:
- a CDS encoding galactokinase, coding for MIIARSPLRITLGGGGTDLPSYYRDHEGFLISAAIDKYVYVTINRPFVEGIFLKYSAIESVTKVNEIKHQIIREALIMQNLRTPQIEISTLADIPAGTGLGSSGSFTTALLKALYTHRKRHLHQEELAELACHIEIDRLGEPIGKQDQYIAAVGGITCFTFHKDDKVTAVPLGISIDTMFDLEDKLLLFFTGFSRSASGILKDQKVRSQNNDADMLNNLHYVKDLGYRSKAALESGNTVLFGELMHEHWEHKKRRSGGMSNPKIDEWYELGIKNGAVGGKLVGAGGGGFLMFMAKERNKLRHIMAAAGLEEVRFRFDFEGAKVVMSS
- a CDS encoding glycosyltransferase family 2 protein, whose translation is MNPFKLIIRYSVKSFKILKNDGVSHLYTKIRNKLYYNLSEKKRYQLWINKNEPKPGEIRNQRNISFLNMPKISLVVPAYNTPKKYLVAMIESVASQSYSNWELCIAYGGNHDLDVNTILERYASNESRIIVKLLNNRGIAGNSNEAIALSTGDYIAFLDHDDTLASFALFELVKAINENPGADLLYSDEDILSDDGTKRMEPQFKPDWSPDLLRSFNYICHLTALSKQLLALIGPFREGFEGSQDHDLFLRASEQSKKIVHISKVLYHWRSHASSVAMNMSAKLYAFDAGKRAVADHLDRIGFDGTVEDGLFLGSYKINFAIHGAPLISIIIPNHNNFVDLQKCVQSVLGKLTYANYEIIIVESNSSDPAVFHYYEQLGTDKRIKVIVWDKPFNYSAVNNYGAGHSSGSMLVFLNNDTEIINTDWLQQMAGHAQRKDVGAVGAKLYYPDDTIQHGGIILGLRGITGHAHRYFPRDSHGYMGRLKVVQNVSAITGACFMTRKVVFEKVGGFDEDYPLAFGDIDYCLKLRGRGYLIVWTPYAELYHYESKTRGSDEEVPEKKLRFFREFELYKNKWQHMPLLDDPYYNPNLTRDSENFSIRI
- a CDS encoding SIS domain-containing protein encodes the protein MNKRDYIDMYMSEVMEIARSIDKGLVEKAVNVLLDTRGKKGRLFILGVGGGAGNAGHAVNDFRKIGGIESYAPTDNVSELTARVNDDGWDTVFVNWLKGSRLTANDCIFVLSVGGGNAEKNISANLVHALKYAKETGSKVIGIVGRDGGYTAKVADACVLVPTVNSETVTPHTEEFQGVIWHMIVTHPALKAHEMKWESVK
- a CDS encoding HAD-IIIA family hydrolase, coding for MHKAIFLDRDGVINRLVWNPSTGEFESPHHVKDLEIYPWTLESLSTLRKMGYLLFLISNQPSYAKGKTSMENIKEIHDKIHRIFEEHQIDFADYYYCYHHPHGIVPELTGTCQCRKPGTLFLSMANDKYYLSLKDSWLIGDRDSDIVCGQSFGLRTIQIQEQCSIKNRGESHPDFIAENLKKATQIVADYSNEIKERGVQYEKR
- a CDS encoding nucleotidyltransferase family protein, which produces MLPIAILAGGLATRLRPITEKIPKALVGIAGKPFIVHQLDLLKRQGIEHVVLCVGYLGEMIHDLVGKGDRFDLQIEYSYDGPVLLGTGGSLKKALPLLGDSFFVLYGDSYLDCDYKKVQAAFEMNGKPALMTILRNEDRWDKSNILYQDGRIMKYDKKHLTPHMKYIDYGLSVLSKDIFTGIDKESVFDLAELYKDVVDTGRMASYEVSERFYEIGSRQGIKEISRLLEPKIMNMDGHQREERQDE
- a CDS encoding transaldolase, giving the protein MKKGSGLKIKLYADGADISAMKEAHKSGLVKGFTTNPTLMKKAGVSDYPAFAKAVLKEITDYSISFEVFSDDFDAMEREARVIASWGKNVNIKIPITNTKGHSSIPLIKKLSADGLSLNVTAILTLEQVEAVAKALSPKIMSIVSVFAGRIADTGRDPMPMMKKSAEVLKSNPNAELLWASSRELLNIMQAEACGCHIITVTNDLLKKLAMVNKDLGELSLDTVKMFYNDAQSAGYVI